AGGGAGGCAAATGGGAAAGTGGTGTATGCCGAGTGTGAGGTGTTTGTAGTGCTGGGGCATGTGAAGATCCCCACACAGTACAGGTCCATTGTATATCACACTGTGTTATGCACTGTGTGTGTATTGATGTAAAATACCCCCTGGGAGGCGTGTACTTACCTCCTCTCCATACATATAAAGTCCTGGTGAACAAGTGAAGCTGAGCTCCAGGAAGAGATAAAAGTCACACATGACTAGTATGGTTGGGGCGAAAGccctttattattttgttaaaaaaaatcattttacacacACTTTtcacacaattaaaaatattccCCTATACCTTGTTGAAAAAAATAGTAGGAATCATAGCAACCATCCAATGTGTACCCTGATTACCAATTCTAATCCTTGTGTTTGCCAGCTGTATAGTAATAAGAGCAAGATCATTCACACACATGCTGCGATAAAAAcccagaataataaaaaaaaaaatgaaagcacaatACAGAGATATTTAGGAATATTGTACATTTGTTTGCAGTGTTTTGATGCTTCTAAAAGATCAATTACTGATTGAAAGATCAATTAGATTGGTGAAGATccaaattggcagcagatcttcTTGTGTGTACCAGTCCTATGGCACCCATAATGTATTCAGATGTAACATTTATCCCTAAAATAATTCATGATTTTATAGAATTAATCTGGTGTATGTTCATCCTCAGGAAATTTGAGActttaaatattgtgtaaaaccTTTGCCTACCTCACATACTATCTGaatgtaaataaacaatgttACTATTGTTTCAGTCCCGGGATGTCTCACACAGAGGATCGGCGCTATGTGGAACTGTGTCAGGATTCAGTTCGTCTGACTGCAGAAAGTGTGGGCCTGGAGATCACAGATGAGGTGGCTGCACTACTTGCAGAGGATGTATGTTACAGACTGAGGGAAGTCACCCAGGtatgtttaaaattacatttttcttattgtaAATTGGGCATCCCATTTCAATAACTGAAATTAAAGCTGTTAACTTTCCAGGTAAATTACCAAATTTGTAAATACTCTACTCGATGATAACAATGTAGTGAGGCTAAGTGGGAAAAATCTGTGAAATTATAAAACTTGTGTCAATAACTTTTGTTATTTCTGGTACACATACTAGTTCTTGTGGCCTTTTAACATAGCCACCCATGTGTAAAAATGTCTTGTGATTTAGTTGCTGTTGTAGATTATGttgtttctctctctctttgtttttcagtttagcGCCCAGTCACTCAGGCATTCTAGGCGTCGAAGACTGACTGTGGAGGACTTCAACCGTGCTCTCCGCTGGAGCAATGTTGAGGTAGGCTATGGTAGCTCCCTCCCCAAAAGTAATTTGATTTGATTAGGCCGTATTTCCCAGATATTTACTCTGACTACCATTCTTTCCTGGGTCTCCCTCAACCTTTCAGGCAAAGGACCAATTGGCATTGAAATACATGTTAATGCATCCACCCATTAAGCAGCCAACCCAAAATACTATATTGAATTTTTGATTAGTTCTGTCATACTTTGAGCACTGATCAACCTCCTCAAGTTTTCCagtctccatatcccctgaggaagccaaaattggcgaaatgcgtcgggaacAAGACTTGATCACGTTGATCCTGTAAACTTAATAGTATGTGACACACAATTATTGGCCTCATTCAAGGAAAGTAAAAAGCCACTGTTCTTCATTTGTGTTATATTGTATTGCTTATCATGTAAACTGTATATATCAGAGTAAATAAAGTTTAGGTGTTATCTGGTTCAATTAAGTGCCTATAAAACCCTCctcttttacattcttttatcCTCTTTCTCTGAGATATTGCTTAATTCATGAGGCTTGGCACAATCTAGGATTACCTAGATAGAATTTGACTCTCCCTTTTGGTATACCTGTCTTttctacttttaataaataaagactaCTAGAGTACAGCAGCACTGCCAGTCACCCACACATGCCATACCTGCCCCTTTCTTAGGTCagaacttggaaaaaaaatgcttgtcaTCCCCACAGGATACTCTATAAATCAGCATAATCAGTTCAGTAGCCATATGTGTTACTTATGGGTCAATGCAATGACAATGGCCAAACTTACCAATAACATGGAAAATACTTTTTAGTAATACTAAACTCTTCTTTCAGCCTGTGTATGGCCATGGATCACCTGATCCGGTTTCATTTCGAAGTGTCAGAGACGGTGATTGTCATTGTGCAGAGGACCGTGATATCAATCTAGTGGAACTGGCCTTGGCCACAAACATTCCCAAGGGGACAGCTGAGACTACAGTGAGGGGTAAGGGATCTATTTCCACAGTGGTGAATATTTGTTACTTATCATTATCAGTCTGGCTAatcctacttttttcttttcagttcatGTCTCTTACCTGGATGGAAAAGGAAACCTGGAGCCTCAGGGtacaggtaagtgtttttttttttaatttttttgcattacatttcacAAACCTTATCTATATTTCCTCATGTTTACTTATATTTTCTCTTCCAGTTCCGGCAGCAGTATCTTTACTGACAGATGACCTATTAAAATATTACCAGCGTGTGACAAGAGTAGTACTGGGGGATGATTTACACCTAAtgaaggtaaaaacattttaaaaaagggtgcaaagtTTTTAGTGTGCACTCTTGGTAAGTTAAGGCAACCTCAAATTTTTGACCCAATTCTCTCCCCTAAATCTAACCTTTGATAGGATTTTAGTTTATTGTTGTCACAAAACTGTGCTTTTTCTCCTAAAAAATCTAtggatcctaatttttttgttttgcagctcACTACTTAATCTAGAAAGTTAATCATTGACATACAACCATCTTTCTCAATACTTGAAGAATAATGTACACTTCATGAATAACTCATTTAAAGAAAAGCTTACACATTAGCTGACTGCATTTTAATTAATGTTATAGGAAAAGTTAGGGCCCAATCACACCTGCCTATCCTTatgtgttgttcttttttttttgtctgcagttcaattgcatctgagttgtttcatttaaaattaattgtggtaatgtacagaaccaaatttataaaaaagttgtctctgtccaaatatttgtggacctaactgtatattcagACATCTGTGAACAAGCATTCATGTTTTCCTGTGTTGTGTTTATGCTACTCCAATTGATGCAATTGTTGTCCTTCATTCCTATGCAGGTGGCCCTTCAGGATTTACAAACTAACCCAAAGATTGCAGCTCTGCTGccttattttgtatatgttgtgagtggggtaagtgtattttaataTACATGTTTTAGTCAGTATAGGGcgtaaacaaaattattttaaacacttaATGATATATTATTGTCTACAACCTAATAAGATGAAAGAAACTTTTGTCCTGATAAAAGCCTCAGTCCTTAGTCCAAGACTTCTGACAGAAAGAACTGAGGTGTGTACTGTACTGcattagtttatttaaaaaaaagaagcctttCGTTTGTTTTGAAAGATGAAGATAGAATACTATTGTATACTTGCTCTGTGCTCTTCggaactttttatattatttcactAAAGTTTAGATCTAGTGATTAGTATGAAGTGAGATTCTGCTGCAGTAATTGTGATTGTACTTAAAAAGTTAAATTCCTACTTTGGgtttttctgtcattttgttAATGTACATATTAATACAAATCAGCAAGGATGATGGGAAAAAATAGGAGGTTTACATAACATATATTAAGTAAAGTTTATATAGTTCTTAACATCTTATGTCTAAGTGTAAACAGCCCCTTCTGTAGCAATTCAACAGGCTATATTCTTAAGGTAGAACCAGAGCTTGGGCATCTAGCTGCGCCGGCTAGTGTCCCCATTGACATCAATAAAGCCATATACAGTCTCAGAATACAGACCTATTTAGTCTGTGGAGACACAGTGTGCAGGTGTGATCAGTGCTGAACAGATTTTCATTGAAAAAGCCCATAATATGCCACAGCTCTAGAATAGAGTTGAGTAGATATCTTTGAATGTGGGAAGAAGTTAGAGCAGTGCAACCTAGGaaggtttttttatgtaaagttccTGTATAGGTAAAATTACTCTTTTGCATTCATGCCAAACTAAAAAGGTATGTTCTTGAAAGTGCAAGAGCTAGCTACTAAACAGAAAGAACTTTGTCTTGTTTCAGGTGTTGGATATAGGGTAGACATAGCTGTTTATGCGATATGAAAGGTTTTAATATTGGTAGGTATAACTAAAGTCATACTTTTCAGGCTAAAGCATCTTTATCGAATAATGAACAGTGACAAAAGCTAAAAATAGTAGCACAGAAAGATATGTTAgcagttaaaataaaatgatataagaTAGGTTTACgtttttgcatttattgataCCTAACCTTGTATGCAACCATTTTCTTTTAGGTTAAGTCAGTTAGCCATGATCTTGAGCAACTGAGCCGTCTGTTGCAGTTGGTGAGGTCTCTCCTGTGGAACCCCTACCTTTATTTGGGTAGTTATGGATACAATCTTATGCAGAGTGTTTTGTATTGTGTGACAGAGCCTTTGGCTGCCTCAATAAACCCACTTAATGACCACTGGACTTTGCGAGACTATGGTGCAGGATTGCTGAGTTGTATTTGGTAAGCATACAGATGCCGATGCATATATGGCTGGCCTTTCATTCATGTTTACATGTGCCACAATTATCTAAAAGCATTTAAAGCAATGTTGGTTTGGAAGGTAAAGTGAGCCTAGATTTCTATCAGACTAGATAACTACCATTCACCCCGCTACTAAGGCCCACCTCCACCTATcacaggagtgtcaaactcaggcctgcAGGCCAAACTCAGGCCTGCACTGTAATAATATTTGGCCcgtgagaaaataccaaatgtctactagagctggcccaccGGTAGACAGTGAATGCactgctaatactacaaatcccataATGCTCTGCTAACACATCAGTCAGGACCCACAAGTTCCCTCCTCCTCTGTttacattcattagcgaccttcttcaattgtagatattttttcaataaatatcaaggttggcttGTGACTTTGTctgaatttttcattttggctcactatgtatttgagtttgacacccctaaccTATCAGCAGTCTGATGCAGGACCTTCAGTGACCAGTAGAGGCTGGGacctacgtacacacgtcagatttttctcgcctgataatcggcatcagccggatatcaggcgagaatctgtcgtgtgtacagccCATGTCGTTCATcctctgtggatccgtcctggcggatccacgaacgatgaacgacaagcgatcctaatgcaagagaagggggagagcgcgcagcagggtgccgctccgtcgctctccctctcccctctctatagagcagaacggtgctgtatgtacagcactcgttcatgcatcttgcggttcttatcgttggaaaggattgtgaaagatcctttccaacgacaagaattgcacgtgtgtatacggCTTTAAGTTCAACTTAGGTAGAAGTCAAGAGCCTGGATCAGGAATGCTCATAGGATCTAGACCTCCAGAGGTCGCTCTTTTtgactgtcaggtcagtttaagtgacaccattgatctgttgggctgacattcttcccactggccaataattgaggaggcattctttctactgaccaccacaataatatactgatAGCTGGGGTTCTTTGAAAACATATAAGGTATTTTAAAGGTTTCCCCTACTttgaaaaggtcaaaaaacactgatctagatgcTACGTGGGCTTTTAGAAAACTGGTTAAAGAATAACAAAACACAGTTGTTGGCTAAATTAGCTGATAGAACTGCAGCATCTCTGTACTAATACCCATTAAGTCTGCGTGCTTACCACAACCTTCTTGTTATTGGGATTGTCTTTAGAATGCTTTATATGTACATGTTTGTTGACCTTACTTTGATTTAGGATTTAATGCACCtacttttatttacatcaataaGTGTTGTTAAAGTTTAATCCATATAAAAACACAAGGCTTGAACACCTAGAAGTGTATGTTTGCTGTCAGAATTGCTGATATCTTACTCCTTTCTTCTGTGTAGGACACACCGAGATTTAGCTGGCTCGCTGTATACACAAGTTTTGCAATCTTTGCAGAAAGTCCTGGGAGATCCTGTACGTCCACTCTGTTCCCATTATGGGGCTGTTGTCGGTCTTCATGCCTTAGGCTGGAAGGTAACTTATGTAAACTAAAGCAGTTGAATTTCAATTAGACACAGAAtactttgatatgtttttttacaatagagataaataaaatactacatCTATTGTTAAAATTGTCTGTTCTCCTCATATGTTTCATTTAGGCAGTGGAGCAAGTATTGTATCCTTTGCTTCCAACCTATTGGGCTGGGCTGCAGACTGTATTAGATGACCATTCAATGTCCAATGCACAAGTCAAGGCTGATGGTCACAAGGTATATGGAGCGATCCTGGTAAGTTACATACATAAAGCTGCAATTTGCAGCAGGGACAGAACAAGTGGATTAGTAAATGTGAAATGATAAAAAGCAGCTATGCTACTGGCATAGGGATCTTTAAGAATTCATCTTTCTGGTGGATAGAAAAATGTaggtatataaaaatgtttttatattcacattGGAGACTGTCTTCTTCTGGCTCACCAGGAATCCAGcaataaatttgtataaaaataaagaccTACTAATGTAATGTACTAATGTATCGCTGTTCTTTCAGGTGGCTGTTGAACGTCTCCTTAAAATGAAAGCTCGCTGTAGTGAATTAGACACATCGCCGCCACAATCCTATCCATCTTTACCCTCTGCACCCAGTGTGTCCTTGTTAGAGATGTACAATGAGTTGTATTGCTTCTTTGGGGATAGCTTGGCTGTGCGGTTTGGCACTGGAGGAACAGCTTTGCAACCAGAGATGATCCCTAAAGGCACACAAGAACCAAAAAAGGAAGGTTCTGCTGAAGGAACACGGAAAATGCCCCAGCTAACAGCTCATGGGGAGGAAGAAGTAACTAGTGCAAGCAGACCAACTCAGCGCCCTCCTCAGATCTCTCTCACATCCGCATCCCGCCCCCGTGGGGGTACAAGGCAAGGACAAAGAGTGCTGGGTGTGAGAGAGGCATTTCAGAGAAGCAGACTTACTCCGCGTGGTTCCCCCCGTTTCACCTTTCTAATTGGAGGACGGCAAGCAGGACGAGGGGGAGGAGGACGCAGATTTCAGAGTGTCTTCCAACTGCATACTGGACCTGGGGCCACAGCAAGCCGCTATGCTCAAAAACTGCCTATGATTGGGCGAATGGCAAAAACTGGACGCAGAAGGATTCAAACAGATCTGTCACTTTATTTACCTTTGTGATACCTGTTTTGAGACTAGGAAAAGGTTTATCAAAAAGTGAGCTATGTGAAGTGTCTCAGCCATATTGGCAAAAAGGTAGTGACTGTTGCAGCTGGGAAGAATTTGAATGCAGAATAGAACATAGTTTTATGGAAACTGCTACAGTCCTCACTACAACAATAGTTTCAGAACTGCCtaatttgtacaaatttttttttttttgttattgtatgttttaaatatagtgCCATAAAGGGTCTGACACTATAAAAGAGAGGGTATctgcaatatttttatgtgtgtactGCTGGGCTGTTCTTCTGAGCAATCTATTCTTTCCATCTCTGAATGCACTCCTACTATCAACTGCCATGTAGCTGTGAATAGTCAATGTGACAGTTTAATTTCAAAGATGGAATTTGTTTTCCTTCTCCAGACCAACACCAgactaaaaaaaggaatacttGGTACATTTTGTGCAGCTCTTTGTGTCTGAACAGCCAATCACCAGGTCTAAATTTTGCAGATGGTCCTGAATAACCATTAGATAGATTCCAGTCACCAAGAAAATTAGACATTTATCAGGACACTCTGGTAACATGAAGCAGCCATTAAAAAGCAAGATATATAAAAACTCCTCCTGGAATATGAATGTTTTACGTTATATAATATAGGTATGGTTCACCTTCAAGGTGAATTTATGTAACCTGTAATAAGAGACATACGGGGACTGCCATTAGGAACCTCCTAAAAATGCTGGTTTTCTGACTGTTGCGCTGTCCAACTGGTCTCCATAATTTGTCCATCACTGACCAAGTACTAATAAGCACATAAGGAaatttggtatgtttttttttttctttggcatgtTTTTAGTTGCTGATGGGCAACAAGCCAGCGAGTGAGTTTAGGATTGGCATGTTTTAAATATCTCATAACTGTGGCGGGCAGCCTGGGAGTATGGTGCATGAATTGTAAGCAAGTGTGCGCCCCATCTATCTGCTCAGTGAAAATCATAGTAATCCAAACATTACCACATAATGCAGCCAGTAATAAAAAGTGAGACACTTAAAACTGGGCcatgataaaataaatgcagttataCCCTGTACACATTATAAACTGCATCTGTGGTTTGGAGGAACGGTCAGATAAAATAAAGGggctgtatttaaaatatttttcacccaTCCACTCCGATGTGTTTTTGGGGCCAGCCGTTCAATGTATGCACTTTTATGCATATTAAAACTAGCAATCATTCTGCCACATAGGGGCAAACTATCAAAGAAGCACAGCAGACACAATTGTAAATTTTGTATCTTGTAACAAATAGTGGAATTGGCAGGTAAATCGTTTACAAAATACAAGAGTTGCTTAATTCTAAAGTATTTCTAGCACAGGAAACATAACCTTTGTTGTTGATGTACATTCATCAGtgttcattttacaaatacattttttttttatttttctatgtgtaTACATAAGGCAGTTGTATAAAATAGCTGTTACAGCTTACGATATGCTCCCACTGTCAGATCAAACAGCTTTGCCTTGGATACGTGTCCTTGCTTGTCCAATAAGTAGTACAAAGAGTGACCTTTGATCTTAAGGGGTATCATGGCAGGAACCTCTGAGCGATGAGCCATACAAGAAATATGCTTTAAAGGAAGGGTGAATGATGAATTGATCCCAAAAAACCCTGCTGTAATAATGGTTACTTTATCTCCTCCAGCGTGAAGAATCAAAGAGCTGACAGAACGGCGGGAGAATAACAAACCAGCTGCCATTATAAGGGTACCTAGAAAGATAAGAGTATAGGTTACAAtgattgttttcagaaaaaaaaaaacacaatcactaATCTAGTTTCaaatcttcctttttctttgccAATTATACAATGTCAgacaaaaaacaatgttatttttctacAAAACACACACCATCACAGCACATTGCCCCTGACTGTATCTATGTATGTTTAAAGGAGTCTTCCTTTTTCCTACCAACCCATATATTTCATATCGTGGGACATCTTACTGagctaaaaccattttttcaataaataatgacaaatgtGAAAGTATCTGACTTGCATTATACCATTAAATGATGTATGGTGGTATATTTTGGGGTCCTGGTTTCCTCTACCTTGCTTCCTACCTGGGTGTAAACTTGGCACAATAAGTAAAGATGTAAAGTAGCAGGATCCAGAATCAAAGCTGTGGAGGCCTGTGatatagaaatggtaataaaGATCATACCACATTtacataaaaccatttaaaatctAAAAGGCTGCcaaaagtggacctttcactgagagattatgtaaactgccaatCTGATTCTAAACATTCTGCTTCCCAGGTTGATGTTCTGatgtcactgacccagaatgagtgtagctcaggtgttcagattgCAGCATTTCTGTGTCAAGTGTGTGACTAGGATTACTGAAACCAAGAAAGATGAATTCTTTAGAAGGAGTTCAGCTATGGCAGTATCCATCATCTCGcagtggtaggtccactttataGGCAGATAGTGTTTTATTATCACCTaaggtatttttttctgatgaagcTGGTATTAGACTGCTTGGTTTTCTTGTAGTTCATCAGAGCTACTTTCGAAATTATCGCACTCATGCCAAAGATTTTTTATACctggttattttaaaatatttgtaaagacaaaacttttttttgggatAGAGAGAGGAAgcacgagggggtgctaagaagtttctggctttgcccagaaagaagtgagccagagttatgaaataacatatttattcaatatatccccccccgagactgatgcacttggtacagcgtagttgcagcttttctagacctttcaaataaaagtcctttggttgggctgcaaaccagctctcagcagcatctttgacgtcaaaaatgtcctcaaaatattgccctttcaggtgttcaatgttggacgtgtgtgcaggtgcattgtcctgcaaaaaaaggatcgctttggtcaactttccacgtcgtttcgtcctaattgcctctaggaggttagcatattactgtccggtgatactagagcccggAGGTAGGTagaccaccaacagaataccgtctttgtcccagaaacggacgccattacttttttggccgatttctgggttcggaacttctgcGGCCGCGcagacccgctgtggcgccattccttcgACTGTTCCttggatcatagatgtggagccaggtttcatcctcagtcactaacctagccaaaatgtCCTGTGCAGCTTAAAAAAGGGCCAAAACgtctttggatgcttcaactcgttccttcttttgatcactgttcaaacatttgggcacccacttcgctgaaagcttgcgcatgtctaggaaagtggtgataaacccaacacgcagccctgagatgtcaagtatctgggctatcttttttgaaGACAATTTGAAAAGAACATGAAATGCagccacaggcattaaggatATACACAGCAGACCTATATACTCCAATACTGTATTTTAGTGGATTGTGCAGTAAATGCAGTTTAtagagcactttttttttttttttttaaacaaattcacaaacaaagcaaaaaaaaaaaaaaacatcttcactTTCCTTCGCTTGCAGCTTCTCTTTATTCTGGTCTGGTGATGTGGCCTTTTTgatatataagaaggaatcaaaGTAACTACAtacaaggactttttttttttatctacaccttttgttttcctgggccaaagcttgtgaccaactgaccattgttcaccatttttcaaatatctggaaagctgactgcattgtgaagagtgattgtcctgtaaatatcattaaGCTTCTTTTGTGGaacaataaccaaagtataaataggaaacaataacaacaatgaccAACATATAAATttagaaacaatggctaataaattGGGGcagttatgttttgcggctccagactatttttctttagtggaagaggaggcaaaatggctcttttgatagtaaaggttgctgacccctgtgctaGTAGTAGGggttgtcctgttttttttttgtttctttgccaGTATCCAATCCTCCTTTAGATGGCAGTATAACCCAAATGTTGAAGACTTCCTGTGTCCTTCAATGAGGAGAAAAAAATGACTCCATCACAGAAAATAAACCCCGCCcacaataaaaatagaagaatCAACAAAAATGTAGAGTCAACAAAATGTTGAAGAGTGGTATCCTAAAAAATAAGACTTTTACAACAGAATTAAGCTTCACCTCAAAACagttttgccataatgtgcaggTAGGTATGCACTGTCAGGGTGACACCTTTGTGTGTGTCAGGTGATCTTCCTCTGGGTGCTGTGGTTACACCCACCTACCGCTACATCACAACAGGAAACATTATTGATAAAACATATGGAAGGAAGAACCACAGAGCCCAGCGGGGGGGGGGTTACCAGGGTATATAACACACTTGGAAGTGAGCTCAGAATAGACTGTAAACTCATGAGAGAAACGTGAAGGTTTAACGCGGACTTCTGTAGATAATATTAGATGTCTGCCTGTCACTCTGATCCACAATCACAATAGCAGTAATGACATACCCACTGACAAGCAGCCCAGAGTAAACGCCGCCCTCCAGAAGGGGGAGCCCATGTTCCTTCCCTTCATCTCCTTGTCCTGTCCCTTGCTGCTCTTTCTGAGGTCCCGCAAAGTAGAGTAGCCGAAATGCGCCAAGTAAGCCCAGAAGCCGGTTTGAGCCACGCAGAACATCCCCAGCAGGCGGAAAAAGCGCGGTCTTGAGTGTTCAAACAGCACCACATCCCGGCTCACCGGCTCTATCTTGTAGGGACGAGCCAAGAGCGTTGTCTGCAGCCTCCACCGACAGCAAGACCGGAGGTATCCTTGTAACCGAAACATGTTGATTCTAATGACCCTCCGATGTGACAGAAAGCATGAGTCGCGCTTTCATGACGTTTTTGCGCCTTACTTCCGGGAGGAGAAAGATGGCGACCTACTTGTAGCGCACAAAACTTGACTCTAAATATGTTC
The genomic region above belongs to Pyxicephalus adspersus chromosome 9, UCB_Pads_2.0, whole genome shotgun sequence and contains:
- the TMEM223 gene encoding transmembrane protein 223, with product MFRLQGYLRSCCRWRLQTTLLARPYKIEPVSRDVVLFEHSRPRFFRLLGMFCVAQTGFWAYLAHFGYSTLRDLRKSSKGQDKEMKGRNMGSPFWRAAFTLGCLSVGTLIMAAGLLFSRRSVSSLILHAGGDKVTIITAGFFGINSSFTLPLKHISCMAHRSEVPAMIPLKIKGHSLYYLLDKQGHVSKAKLFDLTVGAYRKL
- the TAF6L gene encoding TAF6-like RNA polymerase II p300/CBP-associated factor-associated factor 65 kDa subunit 6L; this encodes MSHTEDRRYVELCQDSVRLTAESVGLEITDEVAALLAEDVCYRLREVTQFSAQSLRHSRRRRLTVEDFNRALRWSNVEPVYGHGSPDPVSFRSVRDGDCHCAEDRDINLVELALATNIPKGTAETTVRVHVSYLDGKGNLEPQGTVPAAVSLLTDDLLKYYQRVTRVVLGDDLHLMKVALQDLQTNPKIAALLPYFVYVVSGVKSVSHDLEQLSRLLQLVRSLLWNPYLYLGSYGYNLMQSVLYCVTEPLAASINPLNDHWTLRDYGAGLLSCIWTHRDLAGSLYTQVLQSLQKVLGDPVRPLCSHYGAVVGLHALGWKAVEQVLYPLLPTYWAGLQTVLDDHSMSNAQVKADGHKVYGAILVAVERLLKMKARCSELDTSPPQSYPSLPSAPSVSLLEMYNELYCFFGDSLAVRFGTGGTALQPEMIPKGTQEPKKEGSAEGTRKMPQLTAHGEEEVTSASRPTQRPPQISLTSASRPRGGTRQGQRVLGVREAFQRSRLTPRGSPRFTFLIGGRQAGRGGGGRRFQSVFQLHTGPGATASRYAQKLPMIGRMAKTGRRRIQTDLSLYLPL